The following DNA comes from Eubalaena glacialis isolate mEubGla1 chromosome 1, mEubGla1.1.hap2.+ XY, whole genome shotgun sequence.
GGAAAAATCTCATACTCAAGGGGATTCTtatgaaaataatcaaaatgagAAAGCCCTTGATCGTAATAATGGTATTATTCAGCACCTAAATATCCAAACTTCAGAGAAGACGTTTAAATATAATAATGGTGGGAAAGCCTTAGAGAAAAAGACCGTGATAATCCCACATAGGCAAattcatacaggagagaaacTCTGTGAATATAACGGACATGAGGAAACTTTCTGTGAGAAGTCCTCTCTCTTGAAATGTCATGGAATCTACGTGGAAAAGAAACAACATGAAAGCAGTCAAATTGAAAATAATTGCAGCAGAATGTCACACTTCACTCAACTTCAGAAAaatcagagaggagagaggctattcaaatgtaatgaatgtgggaaaacaTTCAATCACAAGTCAAACCTCACAGTGCATCAGAGAACACATAcaggggagaaaccctatgaatgtactaaatgtgGGAAGTCCTTCCAACAGAAGTCAACGCACGTGGTCCATCAGAGagttcacacaggagagaaaccctatgaatgtaatttATGTGAGAAGACCTTCAGTCACAAATCAGCCCTCACAGACCATCAGAGaacacacacaggagagaaaccctacaaatgcagtgaatgtgggaagtcCTTTTACCGAAAGTCATCCCTCACTCAACATGGGAGGACTCACACAGGggaaaaaccctatgaatgtaatgaatgtgggaaaacttTCTGCCAGAAGTCAGCTCTCATTCAACATCAGAGaactcacacaggagagaaaccctttCAGTGTAATGAATGTGGTAAAACTTTCCGTCAGAAGTCAGCCATTGATATACATCAGAGAACTCACTCAGGAGAGAAACCCTTccagtgcagtgaatgtgggaaatcttttcATATGAAGTCAAATCTTACTAAACATCAGAGAACTCACACAGGggaaaaaccctatgaatgtaatgcATGTGGAAAGAATTTCCGTCAGAAATCTACCCTCACTAATCATTTGAGAACTCACTCGGGGGAGAAACCTTATAAATGTGGAGAATGTGGGAAAACTTTCTGCCAGAAATCAACccttactaatcatcagggaattcACATAGGGCAGAAGCCCCATGTGGCACAAACTGGCTATGTTTTTCCCAAtactcatttccttttttgtgtgggTACACAACTAGTTAAGATTTTCTAGCTTTCCCTTGATGCACATGAGGTTATGTGATCAAGCTCTGGATCAGAATGTGGGCATAAGTGATGTACATTATTTCCAAGCCCGTGAAAGACCTCATTTGGAATCCTTCCTACTTCCCACTCTTTCCCTGTCAaaggtcatcctcaggacagctTGGGAGCGAGGCATTAGAGATTACAGATTCACAAGTTGGAAGAAACCAGGGTCTCTGAATGACTCCCTGAGCAGAGCCCTCCCTTCTCTACCATGACCCTTAAGTCTTTTCAGGAACAAGAAATAAACTTGCATTGTGTTGAGCCATCACATGTTCAGGTCTATTTGTTGTCATCCTGTATTTCATATACCCTGTGAATCTAATGATGGAGTGAGAAACACTGTATGTCAGAGAATTCAGTAAGAGAGAACCCCCTGTCAGTATCCTGCATTTTAATAACCCTTCATCAGCAAGTCAAACATTTTGTAAATCAGATATTTACCATGGAAAAACCCCAAGATGAAATGGCTGTAGGAAGATTTTCACAAAGACACAGATTTTACTGAACATCAGATAATTGAGAGTAGAATAAAACCTTATAATCTcaaaacacatttcaaaatttgtatatCAGAGAATATGTGACAGAAGAAAATTGTCAGTTTTAGAAATGTTGggagcggcttccctggtggcgcagtggttaagaatccgcctgccaatgcaggggacacgggttcgagccctggcccgggaagatgccacatgctgcggagcaactaagcccgagcgccacaactactgagcctgagctgtagagcccgcaagccacaactactgagcccacgtgccacaactactgaagcctgcgcgcctagagcctgtgctccgcaacgagaagccacgacaatgagaagcccacgcactgcaacgaagagtagctcccgctcaccgcaactagagaaagcccgcacacagcaatgaagagccaacatagccaaaaataaataaataaattcatagaaaaaaaatgttgggggAATCTTCATCTGGAAATAATCTAATTCTAGAAGCAAGGTTTTGGATGCAGTACCAAATATCTTATTAGAAATATAACAGTATGTTTACTTAGTCATGCTCACCATGGAATATGTAGCTTTAAAAAAGGCACAAATGAGTTGAAGCATCAGAGTAGCAGCTTTCAATGTGTATGTGAATAGCCTCTGAGCTATGTCAGGCTGATACACATGAGTATGCTCTTTAACACCTATTTCATgtatgtttgatttttgttttggacCCCAAAATAATCATAGTGGAATGATGATGCTTacctaaataactttatttatatcGGGGCTTTCTATACTAAATACTATTGTTGTTTCATCATATATTTACACcacaacatatattttaaaagacacattgaATGCATAAAATGTCACATGTCCTGTGTTCTCTTTGGTGACATATATAAATGGGTATAAACATTGTTACCAAACTGTCCTTTCAGTAAATGACCCAAACAATGTTTAATAGAATCAAGGTTTACTTAAAGTATGCAACGAACCAGCACACAATTGTTTATAACACACATCTGAGTTAATGTTCAAAAGTAGCCTTGAACATTAGTACTTATACTTTACAGATTAAAAACAGCACTTGTTGAAGaagttacccccattttacatttttgataTGTCTAAGTGATATGCTTATATAAATTTAGGTGTGAAGCCCAGATTTTATGTGAGCCAAGAACTATCTGTGTTTGTATTTAGTGTGGTAGAATGCCACATTTTTCTTGCTTGAATTATGTGACATGGCATTGTTTTCTCAGACAAGCTGTTCTATTTCTGCCACTTACCATTTGTGTGACCTGTGTAgtgatttaatctctctgtgcctcagtttcctcatttgcaaaatggagatacTATTACGTACTTCACAGATACTGAATAGTTTGACTTGGAGCGTTCTGTTATAGCCAAAGGCATTTATGTTCAGAACTTGAActtcagaaataaaattgtctatCATTCCATTGTTTGAAAGGAATTTCTATTTGTTAAGTTGACACAAGAAGATTCTTTTTAGAACTTTCCATTTTGTCAGGTGTCTTCTCTTTAAAACATATGAAACAAATGTGTTTTAAGTTAAATTGAATGATCAATTGACCCCCTTCTGTTACTGCTTGATTAAATATGGTGCAAAGTAAAGACccaactttgtttttttccagatgaATAGCCAGTTGATCTCTCACCATTTGATTAATTCACCCTATTTCACTGATTTGAAACCCCTTTTTAAATTGTATGCAGAATTACCCTTTGAAGTGGCTATTGTATTTTTAGGCTCTGCATTCCTGTCCACATTATTCTGCTGGCGCATAACCCAGATGGGCCAATTATAGGACACTGCCTGCCTTGAAAGGAGtccttcaagctgaaatgaaaagatgctaatcAGCAAcgtgaaaacatatgaaaatacacAGGACACTGGTAAAGGTGAACATAGACTtagaaaactgtaactctgtattaGGATTGTGTGTTACCCCCTCAAATATATAGAAGTTAAAGGAAAGGAGTAGTACAAATAGCTACTGTAACTATATTCTGAGTGGatttgggggggtgtgtgtgtgtgtatgtattccatatttgaaaaaaacatgCAGTGTGGAAATGTGCAGCATTTTATGTGAGTACGTAGGCATATATTATCTGACAGAACACGTGAAGTCCTTAATCAGGTAAGACATTATCAATAAGGAGATGATTTTATGAGAGAATATTTGTAAATTTGAGCATGTGATTTTTCCCCATCTCAGTGACTGCCTCTGGGTACCTGACTCCTAATGAAGTCACTGGGAAAACTGCTTATCCGGGGATTTCCAGCGAGGCTGAGGATCTTTTTACTCCAGCTGACTAAAAATCCTCTTGATCCTGGTGAAGTTGACTCAGTTTATACTGGGGTTGGGCCTGGGTAAAAGGTGTCAGCCAGCCTCAGTATTGAGGAGAGGTATTTAAGGACAGGAACATGAAGGCAGAAGCAAATAAGATTGTCAAGTCTGTCTGGTGACAGCAGCCCATCATTTTCCAGTCTGACCCTGGGCCACTATGTGTCCAGCCAGAGAAGCCGAGCCTGCCAGGATGGGTGCCTGCTGAAGGCGGCTGTCTTGCTGCACCCAGCACTGTGGTTATGGGTGTGGACAGTGGAGCCAGTGTCTGAGTCTGTAATCCCAGCTCCAGCTCCTGCTGCCTGTATGGCCTTGTGTcactgtgtcctgatctcctagGCCAAGGATTGGAAACCTCTCATCGGGATTGCTTTGGAAATTAGGAACCATAAGATCTTAGGAAGCTCTTGCACATCCCTCCCTATGTGGGGGCAGTTTTCTTCTGGCCACCCAGAGAGTGCTCATtggcgtgtacacacacacacgcctgcaGAGTGACGTTAAATAAGGACTATGGGGTGGGATCAGAAGAGGACATGCCTGAGGACATCCCTAGAAATACATGCTAGAATCATCCGCACTGGgcaggtggggggagagagacaggCCTTGAGAGACCCAAGTGCTGCCGAAAGGCAAGTCCGTGTGCccaacgcacagtgaggccaaacgaTACCAAATCGCCGGAGTTGGGAacagagaaatgtttattgcagggccatgcaaggagacgggtggctcatgccttaaaaaaaaccccaaactccctgaaagctttcagcaaagcccttttataggaaaggtgagggaggggcgtggttagttgttgcagacttcttggtgtcagatcctTTGTTCCTGAGGTCAGGTCATAGGTCACGATGTGCCTTTAAACCTCCACCAAAACAAATGTTACTCTCTGTTCTGCAAGAAAGGGGAAGGTCCCAAGGCACAGCTTTCACCCTTCGAGGTCCAGGCCTGGCTGAGAGAAGGGGGTCCCTgcgtggggggcgggggcgggttaCCCTGCCCCGGAGCGTTCGTCCAGCACCCAGTCTGGGTCCTCCCGCCAGTGCCCAGGCCCGGCTGAAGAGGCAGATCTCAGATGGCGGCTCCCTCAGGACCAAgtccccagaccctgcccagccGTCATCGCTGAGGGAGCCAGGCACCCAGCACCCAGCTGGCCCTCAGGCTCCTCAGGTCCCCCAGACTGTGTCCCATGCAGCCTGCCGCTGCCATTAGGTCgcagaggcagggatgggggagaggttgGTTCACCGACTCCTCAGGGCCTGGGCCCGGCCAGTGGGCGGTCGTGGAGAGGGCTCTGGAGCCCTGCAGGACACACCCCCAGCCTGTTCCCTGGGCCCCCAAGCTCACCCGCCAGCCCGAGGGCGGGGAGCTGGAGGGCCCCAGGGAGAAGGCCGGAATCTGCCTCTTACCTCACTCTCCACCTGACGACCACCACTCCCCCGACCATTGGTTCAATGCCCCCGCTAAGGGTCGCTCATTGACAGTTGCTCACTTGGGGGCGGGGCCCACTGTAGCGCCGACCAATGGCTGAGCACGACCTCTAACGCGGCTCTAACAGTCCCGCATTAACGGTCTCCTGGTAACTGTTGCCTGGTAACAGCGTGGGGGAGGTGGGTAACGCTCGCAGCAATGGCCGAGTGCTAAGGGATGCACACTGCAGCACGCTATTACACAAGGACTTATCCAGGATGGAGAACAGGTAAGAATGAGGAGTTGAAtctggaacccaggtctgtctcctCAAAGCTGCGCACAGACCCTCCCCGGGAGTGGTGGAGAGGGCTGTGTGGTGTGACTGTATGAGATATGGGGTTGCGTGGAGGAGGGGTGAGCCGTCAGCAGCCCAGAGGGCTTTGTGTGGAGGTGTTGTCTGAGGAGGGGATTCAAGTAAGCGGCCCCCAGGAAGTGAAGTCACCTCCTTGGCAACAGAGCCCAACAGAACTCGGAGCCCCGGGAGCCAGGCACACACGCTCTAGCGACAGCCCCACAGTCCGCTCACTTGGCTGGAGACGCTTCATAGAGACGGATGTTCTCCTGCTGTGTCCTGACTTCCCAGGGCTTCTGCTTCAGGAAACCCCTGAGTGGGAGGTTTCTCAGATGCATTAGACGGTTCAATACTTAACCTGGACGACTCTGGTCCTTTACCAGGACGTCACCTAAGGGACACGAGGTGGCCTAGAGCAGGTCAGTCCAGGCCCGGCCACCTCTGGGAGCCCTCCCTGGGCAGCCTCACGTCCCCGCATCTCcatgtggggggaagggggacttGAGGGGAGGTTTCCCCTCTGGGCAGGAACGGGTGGATGGGAACTTGGTCAGCTGGTGGTCCTGTCATAATCACACTCAAGCACAAGGGTGAGAGAGGATTCCTGAGGTGCCTCTTATCTGTGCCAATGCGGATCCAAGGCCCTCAGGTTGtcatcttttttccctctttgttgGAGGTCTGTGCAGCGAGTGGTGTGCGTGTGTCTGGAGTGGAGATGGCCGGTGGGTCTGAGGAGCAGCGCAGGCGGCAGACAGGGCTCTGAGCTTTCCGCCTGGCTGCCGGGCACTGTGTTCACAGGGCTCCACACAGGAGATCGGACAGGAGCCGGTCCATGGCGCCCCCTGCTCCGTCTCCCTGCAGGAGGGGCAGGAGCCCCACACCAGCACCAGAGCCCAGGGCAGGCTCAGGGTGAGTGCCAGCGAGGAGGAGACTCCACACCCAGGAGGCCCCAGAgccgccctgcccctcccctgggtCCCTCCTGGCGTCCTGCTCCCAAAGGAATCTGGgcccccatctcctctcccacCCGCCCTCACggcccaggctctgccttgtccAGATGCAAAGTCACTATCCACATATATGTGCGAATCTCAGAAAGACTTTCATAGGATtccactacattttttttttaatttatttatttttggctgcggtgggtcttcgttgctgcgtgcgggctttctctagttgaagcaagcaggggctactcttcgttgcagtcctcgcaggctctagagcgcaggctcggtagttggtggcgcatgggcttagttgttcctcagcatgtgggatcttcccggaccagggctcgaacccgtgttccctgcattggcaggcagattcttaaccactgcaccaccagggaagcccccacttaaTGTTAAGTCAagtttgtttctgcatttttctaCAGATTTTCCTCTTTTAGCTCCATCCTCAGGTGTCCATGTTGGCCTGACTAACCTGATCCCTCCCACCCTAGGGAGACTCTGTGTTCTCATCCCCAGAATGGGATGTTTCGATAACAATCACAGGGATGATGCAGTTAATACAGGGGGAACTGTCAATACTGTGCTACAAACTGCCCTGAGATAGTAACACATGTAACCATCGCCCACCGCCAATTCTACTCGTGAAGCCAGAACCTTTATTCTGCTGAGGGCACTCCTGTCCCACCTCTTGCCACAAGTCCCTGAGGCTTGGGGATTCGGTCTCAGCTGCAGCCCCAGCCCTCCTGGTGTCCTTGGTGCTGCCTCTGACTCATGTCCCTGCTCTGTTCCACCCCAGGGGGAAAACGTGTCCACAGGGGACAGGAATGAGACCTGTGTGGTGTGGAGCGTCCAGGCGGGCAGGCTGGAGAAGCTGGTGGGAAAACTGGTGCCTGCTTTCCTGGGCGGGGACCCCTCCGACCTCCCCACATTCCTGGGCTCCTACAGGGCTTTCCCTACCTCCCAGCAGATGCTGGACCTTCCCTTCACAAGGTGAGCACTCTGCCCCTTATGGGACATTGGTGACTCGGCCACCTACTAGCTGTGACATGGGGGAATGtcactccacctctctgagcctcagttggcCCCTCTGCACAATAGGGTAAAGAGAGGACCAGCCCCCTACGGTGACTGTCGGGACCAGCGGGTCTTTCATGGAAAGTGCTTTCTGGGGACCTGGCCTGTGGAAAGGTCTGCTGGAGGGGCCGTGGTTGTGCTAATTCCTCATGTCCCTCCTCCCCATGAGGAAGCCTCTGCCTCAGTTGTCACTGTGCCTCTGACCTTGGGATGAACTCTCTTCCCAGTTGAATGGTGATGGGTGATTCCATTAGGGGTGCCCTGTCCTGGGTGGGTGAGAGCAAGGGTTCCTGGGAGTGAGCAGTGGGGCCCCAGGCCACTCAGATGGGGCTGGTGGGGCTCATTCATTCTTCACATATAGAGGAAGGCCACTAGGTGCAGGCACTTTTCTAGGAACAACCATTATTTAATGCATCGAGGAGACATCAGTCCTGCCCTCCAGGGCTTCCGTTCTACCACGGTCACACTGTCACACCAGCTATCATATCCAGGTGTGTCCTCAGGACAGTCCATGTGACGCCTCCTGGCCTTCTCTAGATATGGATGCATCCTCCCTTACTCTGATGAGGACAGTGGACCCCTGCACCAGCTGAAAGTGTGAGTGGGCTTTGGTTCAAGAGGGAGGGACTCCCTTCTCCAAAGAATTGCATGGAGATGTGGGGTCTGTGGATGGGCAGGGCTGGCAGAACCCTGGATCCCACACATCTGATGGTTCGTGCTGAGGGCAGAGGTCTGAGGGCTCCTcctggaaaagaggaaaggagtCCAAGAGCGCTGCGGACGGGGCTGCGGTGTGAGGAGCATCcgggaggtcagaggtcagagtcAGCCCCTAAGAGAGTCCACACCCGTCCCCTCTccatcccagccctgcctctacACCCCATTCTGGGACCCAGAACACAAGGTGTGGAGAGAATCCGGCTCACTGTCTGGTGGACCGTTAGCAGGGGTGCTCAGCAGTGGTACAagtccatttttaatatttttttattacatataCGAAATTGTTTTCTATGATATAAagttcacttaaaataaaatttaatagtttgattattttaaattgtacatgtaaatggcagtaagtacattcacaatgttacaTAACCCCCTCTAACATCTATTCGAGAACATTTGTACCCTTTTGGTCGCTGAATAATTTTCAATTCCAGGAACACACCACATTTGGTTTTCCTCACATCTGTTGATGGCCATTAGGATTGTTTTACCTTTGGGCTCTT
Coding sequences within:
- the LOC133091282 gene encoding zinc finger protein 782-like: MNKSQGSVSFRDVTVGFTQEEWQHLDPAQRMLYRDVMLENYHNLVSVGYFITKPKVIFKLEQGEEPWILEEGFLYQSFPVFSFLEGCKTHDLTERIQDNQDKYLPQVAFNNKTLTTEKVNALGKSSNMSTNFVSSRIMPYKYDLYGTSLKNTSISISSNRNFSRKKPDVLNIHEKLLVIKEEKSHTQGDSYENNQNEKALDRNNGIIQHLNIQTSEKTFKYNNGGKALEKKTVIIPHRQIHTGEKLCEYNGHEETFCEKSSLLKCHGIYVEKKQHESSQIENNCSRMSHFTQLQKNQRGERLFKCNECGKTFNHKSNLTVHQRTHTGEKPYECTKCGKSFQQKSTHVVHQRVHTGEKPYECNLCEKTFSHKSALTDHQRTHTGEKPYKCSECGKSFYRKSSLTQHGRTHTGEKPYECNECGKTFCQKSALIQHQRTHTGEKPFQCNECGKTFRQKSAIDIHQRTHSGEKPFQCSECGKSFHMKSNLTKHQRTHTGEKPYECNACGKNFRQKSTLTNHLRTHSGEKPYKCGECGKTFCQKSTLTNHQGIHIGQKPHVAQTGYVFPNTHFLFCVGTQLVKIF